Part of the Betaproteobacteria bacterium genome, GGCCGGGCGCTGCGAGGCCTCCGAGTGAGCACGCGGGGCGCGCCGCAAAGCGTCGATCTACAGGAAGCCCGCCGCGTCGGCGAGCAGGGGCCTGTCGCCGCCGCACCGGTCACGAGAGCGGGCGGCGAGGGAGCCAACGCCGTTGCCGAGACGAACGCGGCCGAGCCCGGTTACAACTTCGCCTACCTCGACGAGCGCACCAAGCGCATGATCCGCCGCGCCGTCCTCAAGGCGGTCGCGATCCCCGGATACCAGGTCGCCTTCGGCTCGCGCGAGATGCCGTTGCCGTATGGCTGGGGCACGGGCGGCATCCAGGTGACCGCGTCGATCATCGGTCCGGACGACGTGCTCAAGGTCATCGACCAGGGCGCGGACGACACCGTCAACGCGGTCAACATCCGCACGTTCTTCCGCCGCACCACGGGCGTGCGCACGACCGAGCGCACGCGCGATGCAACCCTCATCCAGACGCGCCATCGCATTCCGGAGACGCCCCTTCGCGCGGGCCAGATCATCGTCTACCAGGTGCCGGCGCCCGAACCCTTGCAGCGCCTCGAGCCCCGAGCCGCGCACACGCGCACGCTGCACGCGCTGGCGGAGTACGGATTGATGCACGTGAAGCTGTACGAGGACATCGCCCGCTACGGTCATGTCGCGACCAGCTACGACTATCCGGTCATGGTCGACGGCCGTTTCCTGATGGCGCCGTCGCCGATTCCGAAGTTCGACAATCCCAAGATGGATCGCAATCCCGCGCTGCAGCTCTTCGGCGCCGGGCGCGAGAAACGCATCTACGCGGTGCCGCCGTACACGCGGGTCGAGAGCCTCGCCTTCGAGGATCACCCGTTCGAGGTGCAGAAGTGGGAGACGGCGTGCGCGCTGTGCGGGTCGACCGAGAGCTTCCTCGACGAGCTCGTCACCGACGATCGCGGCGGGCGCATGTACGTCTGTTCCGATACCGACTACTGCGGCTCGAGGCGCGGGCCGGGGCGGTCTGCGTGAGCGTGCTGCTGTCTTCGATGTCGCACGAACCGCAACCGCTTCTTCGCGCCCGCGAGCTCGTGAAGCGCTACGGCGCGTGTCGGGCCGTCGACGGCGTGAGCTTCGAGCTCTATCCCGGAGAGGTGCTCGCGGTCGTCGGCGAGTCGGGTTCGGGGAAGACGACGCTGCTCGACTGCGTGTCCGGGCGCTCGAAACCCGATGGCGGCAGCGTTGCCTTTCTCACCCGCCACGAAGGCATGATCGACGTGTACGCCATTTCGGAGGCGCAGCGTCGCTTGCTTGCCCGAACCGACTGGGGCTACGTGCACCAGGATGCCGTCCAGGGCTTGCGCATGAACGTATCGGCAGGGGCGAACGTCGGCGAGCGCTTGATGGCCCTGGGCGAACGGCACTACGGACGCATCCGCAACACGGCCGCCGAGTGGCTCGAACGCATGGAGCTCGATCCCGATCGCATCGACGAGAAGCCGCAGGCGTTCTCGGGCGGTATGCGCCAGCGCCTGCAGATCGCGCGCAACCTGGTCACGCATCCGCGCATGGTGTTCATGGACGAGCCAACCTCGGGGCTCGACGTCTCGGTGCAGGCGAGGCTCCTCGATCTGCTGCGCTCGCTCACGCGCCGGCTCGGACTCGCTGCAGTGCTGGTCACGCACGATCTCGCCGTCGCCCGGCTGCTGGCACATCGCATGCTGGTGATGCGCTCCGGCCGCGTAGTCGAAAGCGGGCTCACCGACCAGGTGCTGGACGATCCGCAGCATCCTTATACGCAACTCCTGGTGTCCTCGGTGCTGCAGCCATGAGCGGTGTTGCGGTTCGGATTCACGAGTTGTCAAAGACGTTCGTCCTGCACAACCAGGGCGGGGCGCAGCTTGCTGTGCTCGCCAATGCGAACCTGAACGTCGCGTCCGGCGAGTGCGTCGTGCTCGACGGCCCGTCGGGCAGCGGCAAGAGCACGCTCCTCAAGTGCGTCTACGCGACCTACCGCGCGACTTCGGGCTCGATCGTCCTGGAAAGCGACGAGGCCGCGGTGGATGTCACCCGCGCACCGGCGCAGTCCCTGCTCAACCTGCGCCGCCGGACCATCGGGTACGTCAGCCAGTTCCTGCGCGTCGTTCCGCGCGTCCCCGCGCTCGACGTGGTGGCCGAGGCGCTCATCGAGGACGCCGGCGAGGACGATCGCCTGCTGCGCGAGGCGCGCGTGGAGGCGCAGCACCTGCTGCTGCGCCTGCGCATTCCGCAGCGGCTGTGGAACGTGCCGCCGGCCACGTTCTCTGGCGGCGAGCAGCAGCGCATCAACGTCGCCCGCAGTCTCATCAAGCCGCGCCCGGTGCTGCTGCTCGACGAGCCGACGGCATCGCTGGACGCCCGGAACCGGCAGACGGTGGTTTGCATGATTCGCGAGGCGAGGGCGCGCGGCGCCGCGATCCTCGGCATTTTTCACGACGCCGCGGTGCGCGACGCGGTCGCCACGCGCGTGATCGACATGACGGAGATGCGATGAACGCGGAGCTTCTGTTCGAGCGCGCGCACCTGGTGCTGGCGGGCGAAGTCGTGCGCGGTACGCTGGTGGCCGCGCGCGGACGCATCGTCGCGATCGATACCGGCGGGACGTCGGTCCGCACCGCCGCAGACATCGAGGGCGACCTGCTGCTGCCGGGTCTGGTCGAACTGCATACCGACAACTTCGAGCGTCACCTGATGCCCCGTCCCAAGGTGCGCTGGCCGGCGCTGTCGGCGCTGTGCAGCCACGACGCCGAAGTGGCGGCCGCGGGCATCACCACCGTGTTCGATGCCCTCGGCGTCGGCGACAGCGACCCGGAAGCGATGCGCGGCCAGTCGATGCGGCCGGTGCTGGCCGCCTTCGATCGCGCAGACGCGGACGGCATGCTGCGCGCGGAGCATCGGCTGCACGTCCGTTGCGAGCTGCCGGCGCCGAACATGGCGGAGCTGTTCGATGCGGTTGCCGGCGATCCGCGGGTCGGGCTCATTTCGCTCATGGACCACACGCCCGGGCAGCGCCAGTGGCAGGACATCGAGCAGGCGCGGATCTACTACTGCGGCAAGAAGGGCTGGTCGAACGCGCAGTTCGATGCCCAGGCGGCGCGAGAGCGCGAGCTGCAGGCGCGCCACGCGCGGCCCAACCGGTGCGCGGTGGTGGCCTATGCGCGCGCCCAGGGGATCGTTCTCGCCAGCCACGACGACACGCTGCCCAGCCACGTAGGCGAGGCGCAGGCCGACGGGGTCGCCATCGCCGAATTCCCCACCCGCTTCGAGGCCGCGGCGGCCGCCCGGCGTGCGGGGATGGCGGTGGTGATGGGTGCGCCGAACGTGGTCCGCGGCGGTTCGCATTCCGGCAACGTCGCCGCGATCGAGCTCGCGCGCGCGGGACTGCTCGACGCGCTGTCGTCCGACTACGTGCCGGCAAGCCTTCTGCTCGCGGCGCTGCGCCTGGCCGACGATGCCGGCTTCTCGCTGCCGCAGGCGATCGCCACCGTGAGCGCGCAGCCGGCGTGTGCGGCCGGGCTCGACGACCGCGGCGAGATTGCGCCCGGAAAGCGGGCCGACCTGGTTCAAGTTCGGCTGGTGGAAGCCGCGGGTCGCAAGCAACCCGTTGTGCGGGCGGTATGGCGCGAGGGACAACGTGTGGTGTAGACGCGCCGGCACGCATGTAATGCAGACACAACGAGGAAGATCGATGACAACGGCCATACGCATCACGGGACTCAGCAAGACCTTCGACAACGGGCATCGCGCCTTGAACGATGTCCAGCTCTGTGTGCTGCCCGGGGAGATGGTCGCGGTGATCGGCGCATCCGGGTCCGGCAAATCGACGCTGCTGCGCCATATCGCGGGCCTGGTCGCGGCCGACCGCGGCACAGGGCGCATCGACGTGAACGGCCGCACCGTGCAGCGCAACGGCGCGCTCGCGCGCGACGTCCGTGAGGTGCGCGCCGAGATCGGCTTCGTCTTCCAGCAATTCAACCTGGTGGGGCGCCTGCCGGTGATCGTGAACGTGCTCGCGGGACACCTGCACCGCACGCCGCTGTGCAGGAGTCTCCTCAGGTGGTTCCGGCGCAGCGAGATCGCGGCCGCGCTCGCTGCACTCGACCGGGTCGGGATCATGGCCCAGGCCGCCCAGCGCGCTTCGACCCTTTCCGGCGGTCAGCAGCAGCGCGCTGCCATCGCCCGCACCCTCGTCCAGGGCGCGCGCATCGTGCTCGCCGACGAGCCCATCGCCTCGCTCGATCCGGAATCGTCCCGGCGCGTGATGGAGATACTCACGGCCATCAACCGCGAGGATCGGTGCACCGTCCTGGTCTCCCTGCACCAGGTGAACGTGGCGCTGCGCTATTGCCCGCGCACGGTGGCGCTGCGCCTCGGCCGGGTCGTCTACGACGGGCCGTCGAGCGCGCTCACGCCGGCGCTGCTGCGCGATCTCTACGGCGCCGAAGCCGACGAGATCGTCAGCCTGCCGGATCACATCAGCGCGCTGGACGACAGGCCGAGCGGGCAGCGCGCGCCGGTCGCACCGCGTCCTGCATATGCGTAGTGCGTCCGGACCTCGTGAAACATCCAACCAGGAAGGAGCAGTCGACATGATCAAACGATGGTTCGCCACCTTGACCCTGTGCGCCGTGGCCGCGGCGGGGTCCGCGCAGGAGCTGAAGGAGATCAACTTCGGCATCATCTCCACGGAATCTTCGCAAAACCTCAAGCAGGACTGGAAACCGATCCTGGATGCGCTGGCCGCGAAGACCGGCTACAAGGTCAACGCGTTCTTCGCCTCCGACTATGCCGGCATCATCGAGGGCATGCGCTTCAACAAGGTGCAGGTCGCCTGGTTCGGGAACAAGTCGGCGATCGAGGCGGTCGACCGAGCCAGTGGCGAAGTGTTCGCGCAGATGGTCAATGCCGACGGCACGCAGGGTTACTACTCGCACCTCATCGTGCACAAGGATAGCGCGCTGAAGACCGTCGAAGACGTGCTCGCGCAAGGTAAGAGCCTCACCTTCGGCAACGGCGATCCCAACTCGACCTCGGGGTTCCTGGTGCCGAGCTACTATGTGTTCGCGGTGAACAAGGTCGATCCGAAGCGCCTGTTCAAGGTCGTGCGCAACGCCAACCACGAGGCGAACGCGCTCGCGGTCGCGAACAAGCAGGTCGACGTGGCGACCAACAACAGCGAGAACCTGCAGAAGATCAAGGCCCGCTTCCCCGAGAAGTTCAATGCCATTCGCGTGGTCTGGACCTCGCCGCTCATCCCGCTGGATCCGCTGGTGATGCGAAAGGACATGCCCGAGGCGACCAAGGCGAAGGTGCGCGAGTTCTTCTACGCCTATGGCCAGGGCGGAGAGCAGGAGAAGGCGGCGCTCATGAAACTTTCCAAGCTTTCCGGCTTCCAGCAGTCGAGCAACCGGCAGCTCGTGCCGATCCGCCAGCTCGAGCTCTTCCGCGAGAAGACGAAGGTCGAGGCCAACGGCACCATGGACGAGGCCGAGAAGAAGGCGAAGCTGGCGGATATCGAGCGCCGCCTCGCGGAGCTGAACCAGCAGCTCGCGCAGAAGTAGCCGCACAGGAAGCGGGGATGACCGTAAACACGGGCGCGCTTCACGCGCCGTCGCAGGCCGCGCGCGCGCGCGGGCTCATGCCGCTGCTCGGCTGGGGCGTGCTGGCTGCACTGCTGGCCGCGTCGTGGCAGGGCGCGGACATGCGTCCGCTCGATATCGTGCGCGACGCGGACAACATGGCCCGCTACGCGGCGGATTTCTTTCCGCCCGATTTTGGCCAGTGGCGGCTGTACCTGCAGGAAATGGTGGTGACCCTGCAGATCGCGCTGTGGGGAACCGCGCTCGCGATCGTCTCGGCCATCCCGCTCGGCCTCGCGTCGTCGGCCAACATCGCGCCCGTGTGGATCCGCCAGCCGGTGCGGCGGATGATGGACGCCGCGCGCGCCATCAACGAAATGGTGTTCGCGATGCTGTTCGTCGTCGCCGTGGGCCTGGGACCTTTCGCAGGGGTACTGGCGCTCTGGATCCATACCACCGGAACGCTCGCCAAGCTCTTCTCCGAGGCGGTCGAGGCAATCGATCCGCAGCCCGTGGAAGGCATTCGCGCCACCGGCGCCAACCAGCTCGAAGAGATCGTCTACGGCGTGCTGCCGCAGGTCATGCCGCTCTGGATTTCGTATTCCCTCTACCGCTTCGAGGCCAACGTGCGCTCGGCCTCGGTGGTCGGCATGGTGGGCGCCGGCGGCATCGGCATCATCCTGTGGGAGAACATTCGCGGCTTCTACTATGCCGAGACCTGCGCGGTGATGATCATCATCATCGTCACGGTAACCGCCATCGACCTCGTATCGGCGCGGGTACGTCGGGGGTTCATTTGAGGCAAGCCGGCGTGGGGCTCACGCTGGATGCGATCGTGACGCTGTACGCGACGCGGGCCAGTGCCTGGTATGGCCAAGAGCCGGTCAGCCAGCTCGCGCACGCGCTGCAATGCGCACACCTCGCAGAGCGAGCCGGCGCCGGCCCGTACCTCGTAAGCGCTTGCCTGCTGCACGACCTGGGTCACCTGCTCGCGGCATCGGACCAGCGTTCCGGGTTCGGCAGCGACGGTCGGCACGAGGAAGTTGCTGCGCTCGCCCTGAGCGGGCAATTTCCAGCACCCGCGCCGTGGTGGCGGTCCGCCTGCACGTGGCGGCCAAGCGCTACCTGTGCGCGACCGAGCGCGGCTATGGCGCCGCGCTCAGTGCCGCTTCGCAACGCAGCCTGGAGCTGCAGGGCGGCGCGTTTCCGCCCGAGGCAGCGGGCGCGTTCATGACGCGCCCTTTCGCGGCGGATGCCATTCGTCTGCGTCGCTGGGACGATGAAGCGAAGCTGCGCGGCATGCGTACGCCGTCGCTCGATCGCTTCGTCACGATGCTCCGTTCGTGCCTTCGCTAGCCGCGCGCGAACGTCCGGCCGAAGTAAAGACGCGCGCATCCAGGCCCTCCACGATCACCATGCCCGACAGCATGACGGAGCGCACGGCTTCGTCGTAGTCCTCGTCGGCGTCTGGATCGTCGTCGAAGTCCATGTCCGGCTCCGGCTCGTCGAACTCCAGCAGACCACGCAATTCCATCTCGCGCGCAAGTCCCGCATCCGTAAGACGGCCGAAACCGGGAAAACCGTTGCTGAGGATCTCTCGCAGCCAACGCAGATCGCCTCCCTTCAGGCCACTCTCGATGGTCGCGTCGACCAGTTGACGAATCATTTCGGTCCGCTCCATGACAAATGCTCCTTGTTTCGATGGGTGTACCGATCGTGGCCCGGTTTCGTTACAACCGTTCGTGCCTTATGCCGGCGATCGCGGCAGCGTTGCATCCTCGTCGATAAAGAATCGCAGCATTCGCGCCGATAACGAAGGCGTGTGATGCTGTCTCAGGCAGAGGGGCGAGGATCAATGGATGCGGAAGCGAAGACCCTCGAGGAGTGGAGGCTGCTCCAAAGCATCGTGGCGCGAAAGGAGCGCCTCGTCTTCCAGGTACGTGGCTACTGCTACGTGCTGCTTGTCGTCCTCGGCACCGCGATCTTCGACGCCAAGACGCGGCTCTCGGAATGGACGCTTCTCTACATCGCATACCTGGTCGTGTTCGCGTTCTTCGCCGTTGAGGTGAGCCACAGAGTTGTCCTTCGTCGGGCAATCGATCGTTCGCGCCGGGTCGAATACCTTCTCCGGGAAGGACGCCCCTACGATGGCCCGAGGCTGTGGGATGCGCTGACTGCCCGAGTGACGTGGCGGGAAGTGTGGCAATGTTCGGGCTCCAACGAAATGGCATGGGTGCCGGCGGCGGTTTCGCTGATTGCCATCTCCATCTTCGCGATACACAAGTGGTGGTGAGGGAGAAACCTGCATCGTGCCGGATTTCAGCTGGAGCCGTTTCGCGTGCGCTCAGCGACACCTACTTCCCCCGAGTGAGTAAGGTTGCAAGCGCGGCCCCCCTAGGGTTGCCCGCGGTTGCGCGGTAAACGAAACGTATAGCCGGCTGGCGCTCGCGCGCTACATCATCTCGGCGTCGAGTGGATGGGGACTTCGCGACGCAGAAGGTGCCTCAGTCGAGCTATCAGCAGGCCCGCTACACGACCAGCCGCGAAAGAGATGCAAACAAGCTCCTCCGCTCTGCGCGCAATCTGTCGCGCCCGTTCGCGCTCGAGCTCGCTCATTTGTATGCTGTCCAGCGCGGCGATTGTAGCGCTGCTGCCCCAAAGCACTTTTGACTTCATCGCAAGGTCTCCTGTTGGAAGATCGCTCGCGACATTTCAGCCGATCTTCATGACGGAAGGACTACCGGATGGGTGATGGATTCTCAGCGAATGCCCAAAGCGCGTTCAGCAAGTAATGGACGAGCGTTTGTGCGCCTGACTTACCTGTCGTCTTTGCCGGACGCCCGTGCTGGGGCTGCGCCCGCGAGTGTTTCATGATGTTTCGAGGCGAGTGGCGCGGCGACGGGCCTGCTCAGTGCGATGGCAACGAACGCACTTCTGCTGCGCAGTCGCAGTCCTTCCGAGAACTGCTCGGCTGGCCGCGAGAAGCTGCCTACCCCGTCGTCACCTCAAGCATATGGATAGGAGAGCTAGTTCATGAAGATCCAGACTCGCGTTCTTTCGCTAGTGCTCGGCTTGGTCGGTCTCGCCTGCCCCCTAGCAGTGTTCCCCCAGGGGACCCTGCAGCCGCCGGCTGAACAATCGGCGTCCAGCTTCAGCGATTCAGAATTGAAGTCGTTCGCGGTCGCCGTGCTCGAGGTGCAGCGCATCAACGACACCTTCGTGCCGAAGCTCGAAAGCGCCAAGTCGCCCGAAGAACAGCAGAAACTCCGGAAAACGGCATCGCAGGAGATGGTCCGCGCGGTCGAGAAAGAAGGGATGAGCGTCGATAAGTACAAAGAGATCATGAGCCAAACGGAGGCCAATCCCGCGGTCGCCGAGCGCGTCAAGGAGCACATGAGGAGCACGGACAAAGTGAACCCCGACAAATAGCGGGAGATGCCGAGTCGTGCTCCGCGACTCACCCTGCGGAAGGCTGAGTCTGACGATGGCGCCGACTCGGCAAAACCGCGCCAACGCCTTGTGTTGAATTTACCGTTGTGTTGAATTTACCGATCGGCTGGGCGAAGACGAAGGCTTGAAAGCGCTGCGTGCGGTGGTCGCCGGTCGCAACGCGGGCCCTCAAGGTCTTCATGCGCAAGAGCATGCCGGCGAAACTATGAGCGTCGATTCAGCTTGCCGCTAGCCTTCCGCGGCCGCGTCCTTTTTCGGTGTGTCCACCGGACGGCGTTAAGTCCGAATCGATCGCTTCCGGCTTAGCAGGTTCGTCGTTCGGCGCCGGCACAGGGTGCGGCGTCTCTGGCGGCACAAACGACTCCGCCGGCTCGAAGTCTCCATCAGCCGGCGGTGGGTCGTCGTTCCTGCGCCGTGGGTGGGTCACCGCCCGCCCTGCCTTGTGGCGCTCGACGCCGCGGAGCCGGAAAGCAAGCCAGAACGCGGAAGACGCTTTGCGAGTCGAGCGTTGATCTGCAGTCGCAGCGTTTGGGGATTGAGCTCGATACTACGCGGCTTGTTTGTGCGCCAGGGCGTTCGCCAGGTATAAACTCGGTTCGACTCGGGCGCGTTCCCCGGCTGGCAGGGGGCGAGCGTGCGGGGAGGTGAAACGGCCCGCAGAGGTCGCCGATCCCGGAGGGGATAAACAATAAGGAGGAGGAACTCGTGAAATCGTATGCGTTGTGCATCGCCTGCGTGGTGCTCGGCTCGAGCGCGGGCACCGCGTTCGCGCAAGCCTATCCCGTCAAGCCGGTGCGGATCGTGGTGCCTTCGTCGGCCGGCGGCGGCACCGACATCATCACCCGCGTCCTCGCCCCCGAGCTCTCGAAGCGCCTCGGCCAGCAGGTGGTCGTCGACAACCGCCCCGGCGCCGGCACCATGATCGGCATCGAGATGGTGGCGAAATCGCCCGCCGATGGCTACACACTGCTGATGGGCCTGTCCACGCTGGCGATCAACTCGGCGCTCTACAAGAAGGTGCCGTACGACCCGGTGAAGGATTTCGCGCCGGTGACGCTGGCGACCACGTCGGCCAGCATCCTGGTTGTGCATCCGTCCCTGCCGGTGAAAACGCTGAAGGATCTGATCGCGTTTGCGCGCGCGCGGCCCGGCCAGCTGAACTACGCGTCGGCCGGCACCGGCACCTATCCGCACATGACGTACGAGCTCTTTCTCAGCATGGCGAAACTGAAAATGGTGCATATCCCCTACAAAGGCACCGCACCCGCCATGATCGACATGATCGCCGGCCAGGTCGCGTCCATGGCTGCCACGGTGATCACCGGCATGCCCCACATACGCTCCGGGCGCCTGCGCCCGCTGGGCATCACCAGCTTGAAGCGTAGTGACGTGGCGCCCGACATCCCGACCGTTTCGGAAGCGGGGCTGCCGGGCTTCGAGTCGTTGCAGTGGTACGGCTTGCTGGCGCCCGCCAATACGCCGAGGGACATCGTCAACCGGCTGCACAAGGAAATGGTCCAGGTCCTGCAATCCCCCGCCATCAGGAAGCGCTTCGCCGTGGACGCGGTCGACACGGTCGGCAACACGCCGGACGAGTTCGCGCGCCACATCCGAGCCGAGCTCGACAAGTGGGAAAAAGTCGCGCGCGGGGCCGGAATACCGAAGAGCTGAGCGGTCGAATTTCCAGCTCTGGAACTTCGGATTGACTGGGGCCCGGGCTACCGCGTGTACTTCGCCCGGCTAGGTCAGACCGTGGTGTTGCTCCTGTGGTGGCGACAAGAAGACAGCCGTGCTCGCGGCGCCCCTGGTGCGTGCTCCTATCGAGTCGATTTATACCGAGCGAACAGTCCGGGGTGAAGAGCCTGGAGCCTTCTTCTGTGCTCGAGGTTCGTGCTCTGTCCACCGCGTCGCTCGGAGATGAGTAGTTCCATGACGGTGCGCGCGCAACGTTCCGGCGTGGTGTTGTCGTGTTGCATCGCCTCCCGAAATACCGGTAGAAAGGAAGGCTCCTCAATTAACAACCAGGCAGGAAACCAGGCGAAATCGGCTTGGTCTCCAGAGCCCTCGAGATCGGCGCTGAAACGCTGCAGCAATGCGCGCAAGCGAGTGTCCGGCAGACGCCGGGCAAGCTCGCTGAACAGTTCTGAATTGCTCCAAGCCAGTTCGACGAGGAACGGCCAGGCAGCTTCGAGTCCCGCTCCTCCGAAACGCGCCTCGGCCATCCACGCCAGTGTGGCAGGTATCCTTCGCCAAGAAGGAATGC contains:
- a CDS encoding carbon-phosphorus lyase, with the protein product MSTRGAPQSVDLQEARRVGEQGPVAAAPVTRAGGEGANAVAETNAAEPGYNFAYLDERTKRMIRRAVLKAVAIPGYQVAFGSREMPLPYGWGTGGIQVTASIIGPDDVLKVIDQGADDTVNAVNIRTFFRRTTGVRTTERTRDATLIQTRHRIPETPLRAGQIIVYQVPAPEPLQRLEPRAAHTRTLHALAEYGLMHVKLYEDIARYGHVATSYDYPVMVDGRFLMAPSPIPKFDNPKMDRNPALQLFGAGREKRIYAVPPYTRVESLAFEDHPFEVQKWETACALCGSTESFLDELVTDDRGGRMYVCSDTDYCGSRRGPGRSA
- the phnE gene encoding phosphonate ABC transporter, permease protein PhnE, which codes for MTVNTGALHAPSQAARARGLMPLLGWGVLAALLAASWQGADMRPLDIVRDADNMARYAADFFPPDFGQWRLYLQEMVVTLQIALWGTALAIVSAIPLGLASSANIAPVWIRQPVRRMMDAARAINEMVFAMLFVVAVGLGPFAGVLALWIHTTGTLAKLFSEAVEAIDPQPVEGIRATGANQLEEIVYGVLPQVMPLWISYSLYRFEANVRSASVVGMVGAGGIGIILWENIRGFYYAETCAVMIIIIVTVTAIDLVSARVRRGFI
- the phnC gene encoding phosphonate ABC transporter ATP-binding protein, with amino-acid sequence MTTAIRITGLSKTFDNGHRALNDVQLCVLPGEMVAVIGASGSGKSTLLRHIAGLVAADRGTGRIDVNGRTVQRNGALARDVREVRAEIGFVFQQFNLVGRLPVIVNVLAGHLHRTPLCRSLLRWFRRSEIAAALAALDRVGIMAQAAQRASTLSGGQQQRAAIARTLVQGARIVLADEPIASLDPESSRRVMEILTAINREDRCTVLVSLHQVNVALRYCPRTVALRLGRVVYDGPSSALTPALLRDLYGAEADEIVSLPDHISALDDRPSGQRAPVAPRPAYA
- the phnK gene encoding phosphonate C-P lyase system protein PhnK, giving the protein MSHEPQPLLRARELVKRYGACRAVDGVSFELYPGEVLAVVGESGSGKTTLLDCVSGRSKPDGGSVAFLTRHEGMIDVYAISEAQRRLLARTDWGYVHQDAVQGLRMNVSAGANVGERLMALGERHYGRIRNTAAEWLERMELDPDRIDEKPQAFSGGMRQRLQIARNLVTHPRMVFMDEPTSGLDVSVQARLLDLLRSLTRRLGLAAVLVTHDLAVARLLAHRMLVMRSGRVVESGLTDQVLDDPQHPYTQLLVSSVLQP
- a CDS encoding DUF4168 domain-containing protein; the encoded protein is MKIQTRVLSLVLGLVGLACPLAVFPQGTLQPPAEQSASSFSDSELKSFAVAVLEVQRINDTFVPKLESAKSPEEQQKLRKTASQEMVRAVEKEGMSVDKYKEIMSQTEANPAVAERVKEHMRSTDKVNPDK
- a CDS encoding alpha-D-ribose 1-methylphosphonate 5-triphosphate diphosphatase, whose product is MNAELLFERAHLVLAGEVVRGTLVAARGRIVAIDTGGTSVRTAADIEGDLLLPGLVELHTDNFERHLMPRPKVRWPALSALCSHDAEVAAAGITTVFDALGVGDSDPEAMRGQSMRPVLAAFDRADADGMLRAEHRLHVRCELPAPNMAELFDAVAGDPRVGLISLMDHTPGQRQWQDIEQARIYYCGKKGWSNAQFDAQAARERELQARHARPNRCAVVAYARAQGIVLASHDDTLPSHVGEAQADGVAIAEFPTRFEAAAAARRAGMAVVMGAPNVVRGGSHSGNVAAIELARAGLLDALSSDYVPASLLLAALRLADDAGFSLPQAIATVSAQPACAAGLDDRGEIAPGKRADLVQVRLVEAAGRKQPVVRAVWREGQRVV
- the phnL gene encoding phosphonate C-P lyase system protein PhnL, whose product is MSGVAVRIHELSKTFVLHNQGGAQLAVLANANLNVASGECVVLDGPSGSGKSTLLKCVYATYRATSGSIVLESDEAAVDVTRAPAQSLLNLRRRTIGYVSQFLRVVPRVPALDVVAEALIEDAGEDDRLLREARVEAQHLLLRLRIPQRLWNVPPATFSGGEQQRINVARSLIKPRPVLLLDEPTASLDARNRQTVVCMIREARARGAAILGIFHDAAVRDAVATRVIDMTEMR
- the phnD gene encoding phosphonate ABC transporter substrate-binding protein; amino-acid sequence: MIKRWFATLTLCAVAAAGSAQELKEINFGIISTESSQNLKQDWKPILDALAAKTGYKVNAFFASDYAGIIEGMRFNKVQVAWFGNKSAIEAVDRASGEVFAQMVNADGTQGYYSHLIVHKDSALKTVEDVLAQGKSLTFGNGDPNSTSGFLVPSYYVFAVNKVDPKRLFKVVRNANHEANALAVANKQVDVATNNSENLQKIKARFPEKFNAIRVVWTSPLIPLDPLVMRKDMPEATKAKVREFFYAYGQGGEQEKAALMKLSKLSGFQQSSNRQLVPIRQLELFREKTKVEANGTMDEAEKKAKLADIERRLAELNQQLAQK
- a CDS encoding tripartite tricarboxylate transporter substrate binding protein, with amino-acid sequence MKSYALCIACVVLGSSAGTAFAQAYPVKPVRIVVPSSAGGGTDIITRVLAPELSKRLGQQVVVDNRPGAGTMIGIEMVAKSPADGYTLLMGLSTLAINSALYKKVPYDPVKDFAPVTLATTSASILVVHPSLPVKTLKDLIAFARARPGQLNYASAGTGTYPHMTYELFLSMAKLKMVHIPYKGTAPAMIDMIAGQVASMAATVITGMPHIRSGRLRPLGITSLKRSDVAPDIPTVSEAGLPGFESLQWYGLLAPANTPRDIVNRLHKEMVQVLQSPAIRKRFAVDAVDTVGNTPDEFARHIRAELDKWEKVARGAGIPKS